One Malania oleifera isolate guangnan ecotype guangnan chromosome 9, ASM2987363v1, whole genome shotgun sequence DNA segment encodes these proteins:
- the LOC131164015 gene encoding serine/threonine-protein kinase SAPK3-like, with protein sequence MEERYEALKELGSGNFGVARLVRDKKTKELVAVKYIERGKKIDENISREIINHRSLRHPNIIRFKEVLLTPTHLAIVMEYAAGGELFERICSAGRFSEDEARFFFQQLISGVSYCHSMEICHRDLKLENTLLDGSAAPRLKICDFGYSKSALLHSQPKSTVGTPAYIAPEVLSRKEYDGKIADVWSCGVTLYVMLVGAYPFEDPEDPRNFRKTIGRIMSVQYSIPEYVRVSADCRHLLSRIFVANPSKRITIPEIKRHPWFLKNLPKELVEGERTNYREVDHDRPPQDVEEIMRIIQEARTPEAGSKVAGEQAVAGESDPDHEEDDIESEVDVSGDFPAPI encoded by the exons ATGGAGGAGCGTTATGAGGCATTGAAGGAGCTGGGTTCTGGGAACTTCGGTGTGGCGAGGCTGGTCAGAGATAAGAAGACTAAGGAGCTTGTTGCTGTCAAATACATAGAAAGGGGGAAGAAG ATTGATGAGAATATTTCAAGGGAAATAATCAACCACAGATCTTTGAGGCATCCTAACATTATCAGATTCAAGGAG GTCCTGCTGACTCCTACACATTTAGCTATTGTCATGGAATATGCAGCTGGCGGTGAACTGTTTGAGAGGATATGCAGTGCTGGTCGATTTAGCGAAGATGAG GCGAGATTTTTCTTCCAGCAGCTAATATCTGGAGTCAGCTACTGTCATTCGATG GAAATTTGTCACAGAGATCTGAAACTGGAAAATACACTCTTGGATGGAAGTGCTGCACCCCGTCTTAAAATTTGTGACTTTGGTTATTCCAAG TCTGCTTTGTTGCATTCACAACCTAAGTCAACAGTTGGCACACCAGCATATATTGCTCCAGAGGTCCTGTCACGGAAGGAATATGATGGAAAG ATTGCAGATGTTTGGTCCTGTGGTGTGACACTGTATGTGATGTTGGTGGGAGCATACCCATTTGAAGATCCTGAAGATCCAAGAAATTTTCGCAAGACCATTGGG AGAATAATGAGTGTTCAGTACTCCATACCAGAATACGTACGTGTGTCCGCAGATTGCAGGCACCTCCTATCTCGTATTTTTGTTGCCAATCCATCGAAG AGGATCACCATCCCAGAGATTAAACGACACCCTTGGTTTCTAAAGAATCTGCCCAAGGAATTAGTTGAAGGTGAAAGAACAAACTACAGGGAAGTGGACCATGACCGACCCCCTCAGGATGTTGAAGAGATAATGCGAATCATACAAGAAGCTCGGACTCCTGAAGCAGGAAGCAAAGTTGCAGGTGAGCAAGCTGTTGCTGGAGAATCGGATCCCGATCATGAGGAGGATGACATCGAATCTGAAGTTGATGTCAGTGGCGACTTTCCAGCTcctatttga